One Fibrobacter sp. genomic window, TTCCAAGACTACCCTCCCCACAAGTTTCCAAATGTGGGCATTCCCCCTGATGTTCATGGGCTTTGCCGTTAGCTCCTCTTTGTTCCCGTTCCACTTCTGGAGCCCGGACGGTCACGCTTCTGCACCTACTGCAGTTTCTATGCTGGCAGCAGGCGTCATGATGAAGATGGGTGCTTACGGTTGCCTTCGCGTCGCCATGTTCCTTATGCCGGAAGCAGCAAAGGTTTGGCTCCCCTACGTTGTGGCTCTCCTGATCTTCAACGTGGTTCTCGGCCCCTTCATTGCCCTTCGCCACAAGGACCTTAAGTACATCACTGCTTACAGTTCCATCAGCCACTTGGGCCTTATCTTCCTGGGCCTCGCCGCCATCACTCCGGTGGGTCTCCGCGGCGCATCCCTCCAGATGATTTCCCACGGTTTCTTGACTGGTTTGTTCTTCGCAACCATCGGTATGATTTACGAACGTACCCACACTCGTGACATTACCGAAATGGGCGGCATTATGCGCAAGGTTCCCTTCCTTGGTGTAGGCTTCGCTATCGCAGGTTTCGCAGGTCTCGGCTTGCCGGGCTTCAGCGGTTTCGTTGCCGAAAGCAATATTTTCATTGGCGCTTTCGCTCAGGATTCCACCCTCACCCGCGTTGTGACAATCCTTGCAATTCTTTCTATCACCACCACGGCAGTTTACATTCTGCAGACTGCAAACCGCATGCTCCACGGCAATATGCCCGCCAAGTACGAAACTTTGACCGATGCAAACCTTCGCGAAAAGATTGTGGTTGTGGTTCTCGTTCTCTGCTTGCTTTTGATCGGTATTTTCCCGGGTTGGATTGCAGATATGCTTGACCAGAGCATCGCTCCCATCTTTGCAAAACTTGCAGCAGCCCAAGCACCGGTGATTGGAGGTTAAAATGAGTTTTACTGTACCTAATTTCATCATCCCCGATCTCGTTCTTCTGATTCTTCCCTTCCTCGTGATCGGATGCCGCCTGGTCATCAAGAATTCCAAGTTGCCTTGGCGCTTGGCTTGCGTTGGCCTCATCGCAGTATTCGTGATGCTGAACTTCTTGCCTCTGGTTGGAGGCGAAGGCAATTACTTCATTAGCAACTGGCGCGTAGACGACTTTGGAGTTCTCATGCGTGAAGTGCTTACCTTGAGCGCCCTGCTGGGCCTGCTCCTGGCAAAGGACTACTTCGATCATGGCGCCGATGGCAAGCCCCAGATGAACCAGATTGCAGAATTCGCAGGAACCGTGGCATTCGCAACCTTCGGCGGTTACATTGTTGTATCCGCATGCGATTTGCTCACCTTCTTCCTGGGCCTGGAAATGGCAACCATCCCCATGTACATTCTGACCGCTTGGAACAAGAAAGACCAGATGGGTTCCGAAGCAGCCACCAAGTACATCTTGATGGGTTCTGTGGCAACCGCATTTGAATTGTTCGGTTTCAGCTACCTCTACGGTTTCGCAGGCTCTATCAGCTTCGACGTCATCCAGAGCGCCGCTGCCGCAGGAACATCTCCGCTGCTGTGGATCGCCGTACTGTTCCTCTTCTGCGGAATCGGTTTCAAGCTGACCTTGTTCCCGTTCTACACTTGGGCTCCGGACGTTTACGAAGGCGCACCGTCTCCTGTTACCGCCCTTTTGGCAGTAACTTCCAAGGCTACCGCCATCGCATTCCTCGTCGTCCTGATTTACGGCCCGTTGGCTCCTGTGCAGGAACAGATTGCTCCGCTGATCGCTCTTCTCGCAGGTGTTACCTTGTTCGTAGGCAACCTGGGCGCTTTGAAGCAGATCCGTCTCCGCCGCTTCATGGCCTACAGCTCTATCGCTCAGGCAGGTTACATCATGGTTGCTCTCCTCGGCCCTGCCGACACAGCAAAGACAGCCATCATCTACTACCTGTTCCTCTACACCTTGGCTAACTACCTGGCATTCTTTGTGTTCGGGGTCATTGGCCATCGTCGCGAAGAATCCTTCGATTCTCTCAGAGGTCTTTCCAAGCAGAACGTCAGCCTTGCAACCGCTTTGGCAGTAGCAATGTTCAGCTTGGCAGGTATTCCGCCTCTTGCAGGTTTCTTTGGTAAGTTCCACTTGTTCTTCAGCGGTGCATCCACTGGTCACTACGCTCTCGTGGTATTTGCCGTTCTGAACAACGTGTTGGCTCTCTACTACTACTTGCAGGTCATCAAGAGTGCCTGGGCTGACGAACCGGAAGGAGAACTTACTCCCCTCCGTATGACCAAGCGTCAGATCATCGTCACCTTCCTGCTGACCGCAGCAGTAATCCTCATGGGTGTTCTCCCCCACTTGAGCAACAACATCTTCGCAGGATTCTCTCTGTAGATTTTCCCAAAAGATTCTTGATCAACGGTCCGCTTTTACGCGGGCCGTTTTTCGTACTCATTTGTAACCATATTCAGGAACGAACCCGTCCTTTGTCGCTAGCCAAAATGCTAGATTATGTACGATAAATTTTAACCCTCCATTCAATGGAAATCATATATGAGCACTAAAGAATACCTTGCCGGCGCCAAGATGGCCGGTTCCGTCCAGAAGCTTATGACCCCGGGTCTCGCCGTGGAATTCATCCAGCCCTGGTATACCCCGCTTTCTACCACTCCGTCTACCACCGGTATCGCAGTGGGCGGCATTGGTTCCACCTTTACTGCAACTCCCGCAGGCACCACTCCGGTGATGAACGTAATGCCGGGTGTTCAGGTTCGCACCGAAAAGCCGGAAGACCTTCGCTTCAACAATTTCTTCTTCCGCGAATCCGTCATTAGCGACAAGGCTCAGCTGGTCATTTACAACTTCGCAGCATTCACCACCTACCTGGGCAAGTTCACTCTCGTGGACGCCAAGGGCGCAGCTCTCTTTACCGAAGCTGACCAAAAGAAGGCTGAAGCAAAGCTCAACAAGACTCTTTCTGATAAGGAATTCTTGAAGAACAACATGGCTGCATTCGAACGCTGGCACATCCAGTGGAGCGACCGCACCGCAGCTCTCCTCGCTAAAATGTCTTTGACCAAGCCCGGCGCTAAGGTTGAAGAAGTAAACCGCGCAGTTCTCATCGATTTCTTCGACGGTGTTGTTGGTGAAAAGATTGCTCGTCAGGGCGCATTGACCGCAGCATGGGCAGACGACAAGACTTTCCTCGGCCAGGAAGGTTATGACGCTGCTAAGATGCAGTACACCGCACTCTATCCTGTTAGCGAAACCAAGTACGAAGGCAAGGGCGTTCAGATTACCAAGACCCAGTCCAGCTACGTGACTCCGGGTGACGAACGTCTCTCCAGCCTGCCGGTGAACGCCACCGTATTTACCTTGGAAAACACCACCAAGGAAACCCGCGAAATGACCATCGTCCAGGTTCAGGACAGCCTCTGCGGCTACTACGCTCGCAAGGACCGTCAGGGCGTGCAGGACTCCAGCTTCGTTCTGGTTCCCATGGCCAAGAATCCGAAGGCAGTCAGCTTCAGCATGGAAGCTGCCGACGGTCGTGACGTTCGCGGTATTGAATTCTACAACGAAGAACAGCAGCCCGCTAGCGACTTCAACGGCTGCATGGGTATTTCTGTTGCATGGAACAAGAAGGACAACCTGAACGTTTCCGTGAAGCCCATGTTCTACCAGGACGACGCCGCAGCTACCGTCAAGGCAGCACTCCAGAGCGGTCGCGTCAATAACACTTTCGTGAAGAACGTTTACAGCGGCCGCGAAACCATCGCCGGCGCAATCGCCGTGACCGTAGTTCTCAAGCCGAAGCAGAAGGTTTCCTTCCAGTTCAACATGGTTCTGGACTTCCCGGAAATCAAGCTTGTAAAGCTCACCAGCCAGAAGAAGTACACCGCCTTCTATCCGGAAGCTTACGGCCGCGTCGGCGCCATCCTGGACGAAGCTCTGGCTGCAGACAAGACCATGGACGCACGCCTCAAGGCATTCGAAGCTCTGGTTCCCAAGGCCAAGGTCGCAAAGATCTACAAGGAAGCAAAGAAGCAGGTGGAATTCAAGAGCCTCGCTATCAATACCTTGAGCTTCCTGGCCGAAGCAACCGTATGGGACAAGGAAGACCGCTTCCTGGTTCGCGAATGCGCTGACTATCCGTTCTTCAACTCTCTGGACGTTTACTTCTACGGCAGCTTCAGCCTGCTGGCTTTGATGCCGCGCCTGGACGGTGTTGTGATGAAGCGTTTCGGTGACGCCATCCTCGCCATTAACGAAAACCGTCGTCGTCACCACGAATACGTGAACCTCCCCTTCGCTGATCTTCCGGATCCGAAGCTGGAAGGTCCTCGCGCTGTTCGCGGCGCCGTAATTCATGACCTCGGTAGCCCCTTCGATGCAGAACCGGATGCCTACGACTGGCACAACGTTAAGGAATGGAAGGATCTTGCTCCGAAGTACGTTTTGATGGTTCTCCGTCACTATCACAAGACTAAGGATATGCAGTGCCTCGCTGATTGCAAGGAAGCAGTCTATGCCGCCATGGAATACTTGGAAAAGATGGTCAACGAAGGTGAAAACTTCCCGCTGACCCACGGTACCGACGATACCTTCGACAACCTCAGCTCTCACGGTATTTCCGTTTACTGCGGCTCCCTCTGGATTGCAGGCCTCCGTGCAGCTGCAAAGATTGCAGAACTCCTTGGCGATAAAGAACAGGCTGCCAAGTGGAACGAAAAGTCCGCCCTCGCCAACAAGGAATTCGACGAAGCCCTCTGGGACGAAAATGAAGGTTACTACCACTTCTTCGTTACCCCCATGGAATTGAAGGACGTTAACGTTGAAAAGTATGCCGCCCTCCGTGAAGCCGTGAAGGAATCTATCGAACTTCCGGAATGCCCGAAGGCTGGTGTCAAGGCAATCAACGCTTGGTTGAACGCTGGCGAAATTCCGTCTGACGTTGAACTTTCCAAGATGGAACTCCGTGGCCTCAAGAAGGCATGGCTCACCGCTCAGTGCAAGGAAGCATTCACCGCTTCTTGGGACAAGAAGGTGACCAACGACTGCGACGATGTCTTCGTTGACACACTCCTCGCAGACACTTACCTCCGCATGCTGGACTTGAAGCCGATTTGCGATGCAGCAAAGGCTAAGAAGAACCTCCTGAAGGTCTTCAACACCAACTACAAGGCTAACAGCCCGCTGATCGGTGCCGCAAACCTGGTTCGCAAGGACGGTTCTCCCCTGGATGAATTCAACTTCCAGGCTCACGACGTTTGGATCGG contains:
- a CDS encoding NADH-quinone oxidoreductase subunit M: MDTLLFNLIWLIPLLTVLVCVPIPGTKAKLIKGIHAFSGTFVLALVGYLTYRVYALSGTPIDDKAAPLFLRFFTDIPWINSLNAHYIVGADGLNMFLLLLTAVIVWGGILVSWEIKGNQKVFFALIQMLATSVYGVFMSMDLVLFFVFYEMEALCMYLMIAGYGSGRKDYGGKKLTLTLAFGSSMILATLFGLYFESGSTSWSLVELSKTTLPTSFQMWAFPLMFMGFAVSSSLFPFHFWSPDGHASAPTAVSMLAAGVMMKMGAYGCLRVAMFLMPEAAKVWLPYVVALLIFNVVLGPFIALRHKDLKYITAYSSISHLGLIFLGLAAITPVGLRGASLQMISHGFLTGLFFATIGMIYERTHTRDITEMGGIMRKVPFLGVGFAIAGFAGLGLPGFSGFVAESNIFIGAFAQDSTLTRVVTILAILSITTTAVYILQTANRMLHGNMPAKYETLTDANLREKIVVVVLVLCLLLIGIFPGWIADMLDQSIAPIFAKLAAAQAPVIGG
- a CDS encoding NADH-quinone oxidoreductase subunit N codes for the protein MSFTVPNFIIPDLVLLILPFLVIGCRLVIKNSKLPWRLACVGLIAVFVMLNFLPLVGGEGNYFISNWRVDDFGVLMREVLTLSALLGLLLAKDYFDHGADGKPQMNQIAEFAGTVAFATFGGYIVVSACDLLTFFLGLEMATIPMYILTAWNKKDQMGSEAATKYILMGSVATAFELFGFSYLYGFAGSISFDVIQSAAAAGTSPLLWIAVLFLFCGIGFKLTLFPFYTWAPDVYEGAPSPVTALLAVTSKATAIAFLVVLIYGPLAPVQEQIAPLIALLAGVTLFVGNLGALKQIRLRRFMAYSSIAQAGYIMVALLGPADTAKTAIIYYLFLYTLANYLAFFVFGVIGHRREESFDSLRGLSKQNVSLATALAVAMFSLAGIPPLAGFFGKFHLFFSGASTGHYALVVFAVLNNVLALYYYLQVIKSAWADEPEGELTPLRMTKRQIIVTFLLTAAVILMGVLPHLSNNIFAGFSL
- a CDS encoding non-lysosomal glucosylceramidase; translation: MSTKEYLAGAKMAGSVQKLMTPGLAVEFIQPWYTPLSTTPSTTGIAVGGIGSTFTATPAGTTPVMNVMPGVQVRTEKPEDLRFNNFFFRESVISDKAQLVIYNFAAFTTYLGKFTLVDAKGAALFTEADQKKAEAKLNKTLSDKEFLKNNMAAFERWHIQWSDRTAALLAKMSLTKPGAKVEEVNRAVLIDFFDGVVGEKIARQGALTAAWADDKTFLGQEGYDAAKMQYTALYPVSETKYEGKGVQITKTQSSYVTPGDERLSSLPVNATVFTLENTTKETREMTIVQVQDSLCGYYARKDRQGVQDSSFVLVPMAKNPKAVSFSMEAADGRDVRGIEFYNEEQQPASDFNGCMGISVAWNKKDNLNVSVKPMFYQDDAAATVKAALQSGRVNNTFVKNVYSGRETIAGAIAVTVVLKPKQKVSFQFNMVLDFPEIKLVKLTSQKKYTAFYPEAYGRVGAILDEALAADKTMDARLKAFEALVPKAKVAKIYKEAKKQVEFKSLAINTLSFLAEATVWDKEDRFLVRECADYPFFNSLDVYFYGSFSLLALMPRLDGVVMKRFGDAILAINENRRRHHEYVNLPFADLPDPKLEGPRAVRGAVIHDLGSPFDAEPDAYDWHNVKEWKDLAPKYVLMVLRHYHKTKDMQCLADCKEAVYAAMEYLEKMVNEGENFPLTHGTDDTFDNLSSHGISVYCGSLWIAGLRAAAKIAELLGDKEQAAKWNEKSALANKEFDEALWDENEGYYHFFVTPMELKDVNVEKYAALREAVKESIELPECPKAGVKAINAWLNAGEIPSDVELSKMELRGLKKAWLTAQCKEAFTASWDKKVTNDCDDVFVDTLLADTYLRMLDLKPICDAAKAKKNLLKVFNTNYKANSPLIGAANLVRKDGSPLDEFNFQAHDVWIGIQYSVMTACMMHGLVKEAADLGDSMTRNLYDEAKVPFAAPEGFNGSCRLHAAALVSAFGLSQAAADKMHKALLAKGALLADSRISPKLPRNVAAFTKAYGAIAKDAKVDAEKLFTLMHSTALKYTAGKYFRPGMVFALLYK